One genomic window of Mailhella massiliensis includes the following:
- a CDS encoding TRAP transporter permease yields the protein MPSIGQLKMKHIAAVLAVMLSLFQIIFTGGFAIMDSHLLRAIHLSAVMALIFMYFPGYREEDSAVKKNVLTLINIILVVLAFSSAYYVFTNLDMLQMRMRYLDEVTQQDMIYGVIAVLLVLETTRRTSGWSLVLIACAFIVYALFGHAAPFPEALRHSGVSFDALIEQLFMITDGIYGVPVAVSSTMIFAFVMFGAFLHVSGMSSVFMDLACLLTRKSRGGPAKVAIFASALFGTISGSAPANVYGTGTFTIPLMKRVGYSPAFAGAVEAVASTGGQIMPPIMGAAAFIMADLTGTGYIQVAKAALLPAILYYLSLWTMIHFEAVRHNLGTLPKDQIPDSRQVISRLYYLLPIFGLIIAMVLGRSVISCAFIATLAIIILSLFRAETRMTPARLWKALEMSAKNCLMITSCCACAGIIIGVIAITGIGFTFISAITDLAGNNLFLLMVMLTLTSIVLGMGVPTTPAYVIVATLGAPALIKAGVPALASHMFVFYYAILSVITPPVCMAAFAGASIAEANAMRTGLLSSKLGIVAFIIPFMFVYEPALLLSGSLPETSLACVSAIIGVIALAGGMQQWFLILANRLEQLLLLAGGLSLIYPGLLTDMIGACCIVSVVLMQLVRKKRTASGAVLAKTSV from the coding sequence ATGCCTAGCATCGGCCAGTTGAAAATGAAGCATATCGCGGCGGTTCTCGCCGTCATGCTTTCCCTTTTTCAGATCATCTTTACCGGCGGCTTCGCCATTATGGACAGCCACCTTTTAAGAGCCATACACCTGTCTGCGGTGATGGCCCTTATCTTCATGTATTTCCCCGGATATCGTGAAGAGGATTCGGCGGTAAAGAAAAATGTTCTCACCCTCATCAATATCATCCTTGTCGTACTCGCCTTCAGCTCAGCGTATTATGTGTTCACCAATCTGGACATGCTCCAGATGCGTATGCGCTATCTGGACGAAGTGACGCAGCAGGACATGATATACGGCGTCATCGCCGTTCTTCTGGTACTGGAAACCACGCGCCGCACCTCGGGATGGTCTCTGGTGCTTATCGCCTGTGCCTTCATCGTCTATGCCCTGTTCGGCCACGCCGCGCCCTTCCCCGAAGCGCTCAGGCACAGCGGTGTATCCTTCGATGCGCTCATCGAACAGCTCTTCATGATCACCGACGGTATCTACGGCGTGCCCGTGGCCGTTTCCTCCACCATGATCTTCGCATTCGTCATGTTCGGCGCATTTCTGCATGTGAGCGGCATGAGCAGCGTATTCATGGACCTTGCCTGCCTGCTCACCCGTAAATCCCGCGGCGGCCCCGCCAAGGTGGCCATCTTCGCATCCGCGCTGTTCGGCACCATTTCCGGTTCCGCTCCGGCCAACGTGTACGGCACGGGCACCTTCACCATTCCGCTCATGAAGAGGGTGGGCTATTCTCCCGCCTTTGCCGGCGCCGTGGAAGCCGTGGCCTCCACCGGCGGTCAGATCATGCCGCCCATCATGGGCGCGGCCGCCTTCATCATGGCCGACCTTACGGGCACGGGCTACATCCAGGTGGCCAAGGCCGCCCTGCTCCCCGCCATCCTGTACTATCTGTCCCTCTGGACCATGATTCACTTCGAGGCGGTACGGCATAATCTCGGCACGCTTCCCAAGGATCAAATTCCCGACAGCCGTCAGGTCATTTCCCGGCTTTACTACCTGCTGCCCATCTTCGGCCTGATCATCGCCATGGTGCTCGGACGCAGCGTCATTTCCTGCGCCTTCATCGCCACGCTCGCCATCATCATCCTTTCCCTGTTCCGGGCCGAAACCCGCATGACGCCCGCAAGGCTCTGGAAGGCTCTGGAAATGTCCGCGAAAAACTGCCTCATGATCACCTCCTGCTGTGCCTGCGCAGGCATCATCATAGGCGTCATCGCCATCACGGGCATCGGCTTCACCTTCATCAGCGCCATCACCGACCTTGCCGGGAACAACCTCTTCCTGCTCATGGTCATGCTCACTCTGACCAGCATAGTGCTGGGCATGGGCGTTCCCACAACTCCGGCCTACGTCATCGTGGCCACCCTCGGCGCGCCCGCCCTCATCAAGGCCGGCGTGCCCGCTCTGGCCTCTCACATGTTCGTGTTCTACTACGCGATCCTGTCCGTCATCACGCCGCCCGTCTGCATGGCGGCCTTTGCCGGAGCCTCCATTGCCGAAGCCAACGCCATGAGAACCGGCCTGCTCTCTTCCAAGCTGGGCATCGTGGCCTTCATCATCCCCTTCATGTTCGTATATGAACCTGCGCTTCTGCTTTCCGGCTCCCTGCCGGAAACCAGTCTCGCCTGCGTCTCCGCCATCATCGGCGTCATTGCCCTTGCCGGCGGAATGCAGCAGTGGTTCCTCATCCTCGCCAACAGGCTGGAGCAGCTTCTTCTGCTTGCGGGCGGTCTTTCCCTCATCTACCCCGGCCTCCTCACCGACATGATCGGCGCATGCTGCATCGTTTCCGTCGTACTCATGCAGCTTGTCCGCAAGAAGCGCACCGCTTCCGGGGCTGTCCTAGCTAAGACTAGTGTTTAG
- a CDS encoding FAD-dependent oxidoreductase, which translates to MYDSLFTPITIHGVTVRNRILFPGMSTKHASPDGRVTERMMRYYEERAKGGAGMVTVEASAVSAEGRPFIRGLSLYRDEDIPGLSELTARIHAHGALASVQLVHGGCLALPDVAGHVFMVSSVCGRTPYSDSSVFTVKDIKALVRRFAEAASRAVAAGFDAVELHGAHGYLLAQFFSPLMNRREDEYGGSLENRIRFPLEVLKAVREAVGERPVLYRMSVVDGLQDGIQLDDSLELAVRLAREGADALHVSVGTRETRHIVAPPSCVPCGWNASLARAVKSAVGSSVPVIVAGRVLDENVACDILDRGDADMVAMGRALIAEPALPRLVHEGKAHTALRCVSCNEGCSSGSARGSGIGCALNPLAGYEGRYEIVPARQRKRVVVIGGGPAGMQAALSAHAGGHEVILCDRGDRLGGLLHVAKLPPYKELLGTYASWCAERLEECVNEGGMEIRLSEEMTAKKVQELRPDVVLLAAGSVPLWPAFCRESDLFCTAQDILTGRRELPGRALIVGGGLVGCETADFLLKRGRQVCIVEMKPALAADMEPRTRVFMMDRLTRGGVEVWTKSTFLGLDEQGGAMLRHEDRGELRLSPVDAVIVALGYRPERSLYAGLLQLGMDVRPIGDCAAVGKIENAVRGGFEAGLSL; encoded by the coding sequence ATGTATGATTCTCTTTTCACTCCCATAACTATACATGGCGTCACCGTTCGGAACCGCATCCTCTTCCCCGGCATGTCCACCAAACATGCGTCGCCCGACGGCCGCGTCACCGAGCGCATGATGCGTTATTATGAGGAACGCGCGAAGGGCGGCGCGGGCATGGTTACGGTGGAGGCCTCCGCAGTGAGCGCCGAGGGCAGACCCTTCATCCGGGGACTCAGCCTGTACCGGGACGAGGATATTCCCGGTCTGTCGGAGCTGACCGCAAGAATACATGCGCACGGAGCTCTTGCTTCGGTACAGCTTGTACACGGCGGCTGTCTGGCTCTGCCCGATGTTGCCGGACATGTATTCATGGTTTCCTCCGTCTGCGGCCGTACGCCGTATTCCGACAGTTCCGTTTTTACGGTGAAGGATATCAAGGCTCTTGTCCGTCGCTTTGCGGAAGCCGCGTCGCGCGCCGTGGCTGCCGGTTTCGATGCGGTGGAGCTGCATGGCGCGCACGGTTACCTGCTCGCCCAGTTCTTTTCTCCTCTGATGAACCGTCGTGAGGACGAGTACGGCGGTTCTCTGGAAAACCGCATTCGTTTTCCCCTTGAAGTTCTGAAGGCCGTGCGTGAGGCGGTGGGCGAACGTCCCGTGCTTTACCGGATGAGCGTGGTGGACGGTCTGCAGGACGGGATACAGCTTGACGATTCTCTGGAACTTGCCGTCCGGCTGGCCCGGGAAGGCGCGGACGCCCTGCATGTTTCTGTAGGTACACGGGAAACAAGACATATCGTGGCTCCGCCCTCCTGTGTTCCCTGCGGCTGGAATGCCTCCCTTGCACGGGCAGTGAAGAGCGCCGTGGGTTCTTCCGTTCCCGTCATCGTGGCGGGCCGTGTGCTGGATGAAAACGTGGCCTGCGACATTCTGGATCGCGGCGACGCCGACATGGTGGCCATGGGGCGCGCACTCATTGCGGAGCCTGCGCTGCCCCGGCTGGTACATGAAGGGAAGGCGCATACGGCGCTGCGCTGCGTAAGCTGCAACGAGGGGTGTTCCAGCGGTTCGGCGAGGGGCAGCGGCATAGGCTGCGCCCTGAATCCTCTGGCGGGTTACGAGGGCCGTTATGAGATCGTTCCGGCAAGACAGAGGAAGCGCGTGGTCGTCATCGGCGGGGGGCCTGCGGGTATGCAGGCGGCCTTGAGCGCCCATGCCGGAGGGCACGAGGTGATTCTCTGCGACCGCGGCGACAGGCTGGGCGGTCTTCTGCATGTGGCGAAGCTCCCCCCCTACAAGGAGCTGCTCGGTACATATGCCTCCTGGTGTGCCGAACGCCTTGAGGAGTGCGTGAACGAAGGGGGCATGGAAATCCGCCTTTCGGAAGAAATGACGGCGAAGAAGGTGCAGGAACTGAGACCCGACGTGGTGCTGCTGGCTGCGGGGAGCGTTCCGCTCTGGCCTGCCTTCTGTCGTGAAAGCGACCTGTTCTGCACGGCGCAGGACATACTGACGGGCAGGCGTGAGCTGCCCGGCCGCGCCCTGATCGTGGGCGGCGGCCTTGTCGGCTGCGAAACTGCGGATTTTCTGCTCAAGAGAGGGCGTCAGGTGTGCATTGTGGAAATGAAGCCCGCCCTTGCCGCAGATATGGAACCCCGTACACGGGTGTTCATGATGGACAGACTCACCCGTGGAGGTGTGGAAGTATGGACAAAGAGCACCTTTCTCGGGCTGGACGAGCAGGGGGGAGCCATGCTGCGCCATGAAGATCGCGGAGAGCTGAGGCTTTCCCCCGTGGATGCCGTCATCGTCGCCCTGGGGTACCGGCCTGAGCGTTCGCTGTATGCCGGACTGCTGCAGCTCGGCATGGACGTGCGCCCGATAGGCGACTGCGCCGCCGTAGGGAAGATAGAGAACGCCGTGCGCGGCGGCTTTGAAGCGGGCCTGAGTCTGTAG
- a CDS encoding MFS transporter yields the protein MNGENKQVLRLARFYFVLLLFCYALAPFHRTVLSTLGVDLMEDFSVGGGLISVMGAAFFYPYAAMQIPAGILADRWGARRTVMVFLALAAAGTFLFASASTVSMGAAGRVLTGTGVAMIFVPALRVILSWFPRRLHPLCTGLFLSLGTGGMFLASWPLNALSGLFGWRWAMLLVALFTCALAVLCGVFLRNTPADAGLKGETAFSSDGRSAKAMPLKEALTLILKSRTYWGVSLWFFCMYGVFYAFSGLWAGPYLLQGYGLDKERASVVLMAISAGAIIGPSLHGAFLSWVRVSKRKLMAAVCLAGMALGSVLIIPAPVLPYAVLPVWGFFFSVFVGGVGSLGLLKIQEDFPSSIVGTATGMVNIYTALGGGILQMCSGWIMERIAPGGVYDITVYAGMFLLFFVLIGVGFLAALLCRPGGESCAPVHMTPAAASSERT from the coding sequence ATGAACGGTGAAAACAAACAGGTGCTCAGGCTGGCACGCTTCTACTTCGTACTGCTTCTTTTCTGCTACGCGCTGGCCCCCTTTCACAGAACCGTGCTCAGCACGCTGGGCGTGGATCTCATGGAGGATTTTTCCGTGGGCGGAGGGCTGATATCCGTCATGGGCGCAGCCTTTTTCTACCCGTATGCGGCCATGCAGATCCCCGCAGGGATTCTTGCCGACCGATGGGGGGCCCGGCGTACCGTCATGGTGTTCCTGGCTCTGGCCGCCGCAGGAACTTTCCTTTTTGCTTCCGCCTCCACCGTGTCCATGGGAGCGGCCGGACGGGTGCTCACGGGGACCGGCGTGGCCATGATTTTCGTGCCTGCGCTCAGGGTCATTCTTTCCTGGTTTCCCAGGAGGCTGCACCCCTTGTGCACGGGGCTTTTCCTTTCCCTGGGGACGGGCGGCATGTTTCTGGCTTCCTGGCCGCTGAACGCTCTTTCCGGTTTGTTCGGCTGGCGCTGGGCCATGCTTCTCGTGGCGCTTTTTACCTGCGCACTGGCCGTGCTGTGCGGGGTGTTTCTGCGCAATACCCCTGCCGACGCAGGGCTGAAGGGAGAAACGGCCTTTTCCTCCGACGGCAGGTCGGCAAAGGCCATGCCCCTGAAAGAGGCTCTGACGCTTATTCTGAAAAGCAGAACGTACTGGGGCGTGTCGCTGTGGTTCTTCTGCATGTACGGCGTGTTTTATGCCTTCAGCGGCCTGTGGGCCGGGCCGTATCTGCTGCAGGGCTACGGCCTCGACAAGGAACGTGCTTCCGTGGTGCTCATGGCCATTTCCGCAGGCGCCATCATCGGTCCCTCTCTGCACGGCGCCTTTCTTTCCTGGGTGAGAGTGTCCAAGCGCAAGCTCATGGCCGCGGTGTGCCTTGCAGGTATGGCGCTGGGAAGCGTGCTCATCATTCCTGCCCCGGTTCTTCCCTATGCCGTGCTTCCCGTATGGGGATTTTTCTTCAGCGTGTTCGTCGGCGGTGTGGGCAGTCTCGGGCTTCTGAAGATTCAGGAAGACTTTCCTTCCTCCATTGTGGGAACGGCTACGGGCATGGTGAATATCTATACCGCCCTCGGCGGCGGCATTCTTCAGATGTGCAGCGGCTGGATCATGGAACGGATCGCCCCCGGAGGCGTGTACGACATTACCGTGTATGCCGGCATGTTCCTGCTTTTCTTTGTTCTCATAGGAGTGGGCTTCCTTGCCGCGCTGCTCTGCCGCCCCGGCGGCGAGTCATGTGCACCCGTGCACATGACTCCTGCTGCGGCATCTTCGGAACGGACGTAG
- a CDS encoding TRAP transporter permease: MTFSRKSVAPIASVVAVVLTLFQIYSTGGFGVLPTPIQRGTHLALIMTLVFLWRPAFRYKEGREPLPMFLLDLCLAVLALAIGAYIIMENDYIMDRLRYVDPLTDMDWFMGVSCVLLVLEITRRTAGLPLVIVSVVFILYAFFGQYLPGGLRHNGIYTPDLLEQLFLTTDGIYGVPLAAAAGMIYAFVMFGAFLEKANMSSLFMDLACLLTRRSQGGPAKVAIFASALFGTISGSAPANVYGTGTFTIPLMKRVGYSPAFAGAVEAVASTGGQMMPPIMGAAAFIMADLIGVGYLEIAKAALLPSLLYYLALLAMIHFEAVNKNIGRLPEEQIPSTRSVMIRMYYLLPLVVLVAVMLMGRSVVSCALIGIVTILVLSVFRAETRFDLKRLAGALEQAARNALMISSCCACAGIVVAVIALTGVGYKFINFVTMLAGDSLLLLMICLMITSMILGMGVPTSPAYIIVAALGAPALVKAGVPVIAAHMFVFYYAILSAITPPVCVASFSGAAIAEANAMKTGWVSVKLGIVAFIIPFMFAYQPALMLQGDALTVGRAVVTSIVGVLGLSGGMQGYFVSRCHSWERLLLIAGGLMLIDSGSMTDVIGVALMAGVGILQWIRRKNTVVAA, encoded by the coding sequence ATGACCTTTTCCAGAAAGTCGGTGGCCCCGATAGCATCCGTTGTTGCTGTCGTTCTGACGTTGTTTCAAATCTATTCCACGGGCGGGTTCGGCGTCCTGCCCACGCCCATACAGCGCGGCACGCATCTGGCTCTCATCATGACGCTGGTTTTTCTCTGGCGTCCCGCCTTCCGTTACAAGGAAGGCAGGGAACCTCTGCCCATGTTCCTGCTGGACCTGTGCCTTGCCGTGCTGGCGCTGGCCATAGGGGCGTACATCATCATGGAAAACGACTACATCATGGACCGTCTGCGTTATGTGGACCCGCTGACCGATATGGACTGGTTCATGGGAGTCAGCTGCGTGCTCCTCGTGCTTGAGATCACGCGACGCACGGCGGGGCTTCCGCTGGTGATAGTCTCCGTGGTGTTCATTCTCTATGCCTTCTTCGGGCAGTATCTGCCCGGAGGCCTGCGCCACAACGGCATTTATACTCCCGATCTTCTTGAACAGCTCTTCCTGACCACGGACGGCATCTACGGCGTGCCCCTGGCGGCGGCCGCAGGCATGATCTACGCCTTCGTCATGTTCGGCGCGTTTCTGGAAAAGGCCAACATGAGTTCCCTGTTCATGGATCTTGCCTGCCTGCTCACCCGCCGTTCCCAGGGCGGTCCCGCCAAGGTGGCCATCTTCGCATCCGCGCTGTTCGGCACCATTTCCGGTTCCGCTCCGGCCAACGTGTACGGCACGGGCACCTTCACCATTCCGCTCATGAAGAGGGTGGGCTATTCTCCCGCCTTTGCCGGCGCCGTGGAAGCCGTGGCCTCCACCGGCGGCCAGATGATGCCGCCCATCATGGGCGCGGCCGCCTTCATCATGGCCGACCTCATCGGCGTGGGCTATCTGGAAATCGCCAAGGCGGCGCTTCTGCCTTCCCTGCTTTATTATCTTGCTCTTCTGGCCATGATTCATTTCGAGGCGGTAAACAAGAATATCGGCCGTCTGCCGGAAGAGCAGATTCCCTCCACGCGCAGCGTCATGATCCGCATGTACTACCTGCTGCCCCTGGTGGTGCTGGTGGCCGTCATGCTCATGGGCCGCAGCGTCGTGTCCTGTGCGCTCATCGGCATCGTGACCATTCTGGTGCTTTCCGTATTCCGTGCCGAAACCCGCTTCGACCTGAAGCGTCTTGCCGGAGCTCTGGAACAGGCCGCCAGAAATGCGCTCATGATTTCCTCCTGCTGCGCCTGCGCGGGCATCGTGGTGGCCGTCATCGCCCTTACCGGCGTGGGCTACAAGTTCATCAACTTCGTAACCATGCTCGCCGGCGACAGCCTGCTTCTGCTTATGATCTGCCTCATGATCACCAGCATGATCCTCGGCATGGGGGTTCCCACCAGCCCCGCCTACATCATCGTGGCGGCCCTCGGCGCTCCGGCTCTGGTCAAGGCCGGCGTGCCCGTCATTGCCGCGCACATGTTCGTGTTCTACTACGCCATTCTCTCCGCCATCACGCCGCCCGTGTGCGTGGCATCCTTCTCAGGGGCGGCCATTGCCGAGGCCAATGCCATGAAGACGGGCTGGGTGTCCGTGAAACTCGGCATCGTGGCCTTCATCATTCCCTTCATGTTTGCCTACCAGCCTGCGCTCATGCTCCAGGGCGACGCCCTTACCGTGGGCCGCGCCGTGGTGACCTCCATCGTGGGCGTACTCGGTCTTTCCGGCGGTATGCAGGGCTACTTCGTCAGTCGCTGCCATTCCTGGGAACGGCTTCTGCTCATTGCGGGCGGTCTCATGCTCATCGACTCCGGTTCCATGACCGACGTCATCGGTGTGGCGCTCATGGCCGGAGTGGGAATTCTTCAGTGGATACGCCGCAAAAATACCGTCGTCGCGGCCTGA
- a CDS encoding amidohydrolase family protein — translation MVIDFRVRPPYRGFLEMGIFTKYVVPQKDPRKLSAFEMGRAGVPSCEQRSMDLFMKEMDEAGVEACVVMGRKNKGQAINAGNILPEDLYELANSHPGRFIPFAGIDPNDAGARKEVEYVAGELGFKGISMDPGWCEPCMYADDERILSICETAEQLGLIVTLTASGVAGPDLTYADPLVIQRVAKKFPRLKIVVAHACWPFVPQMLGVAMTCPNIYLVPDVYLYTDNMPMSDLYVTAANGYLKYRTLFASTYPVGGLKQSIEKWSAKGFTQESLQLTLHDNAAGLLGL, via the coding sequence ATGGTTATCGATTTTCGTGTCCGTCCGCCTTATCGCGGATTTCTTGAGATGGGCATCTTCACCAAGTATGTGGTTCCGCAGAAGGATCCCCGCAAGCTGAGCGCCTTTGAAATGGGCCGCGCCGGAGTGCCGTCCTGCGAACAGCGCAGCATGGATCTGTTCATGAAGGAAATGGACGAGGCCGGTGTGGAGGCGTGCGTCGTCATGGGCCGCAAGAACAAGGGACAGGCTATCAACGCGGGCAACATTCTTCCCGAAGATCTCTATGAGCTGGCAAACAGCCATCCCGGCCGTTTCATTCCCTTTGCCGGTATCGACCCCAACGACGCGGGAGCCCGCAAGGAAGTGGAATATGTGGCCGGAGAGCTCGGCTTCAAGGGCATCAGCATGGACCCCGGCTGGTGCGAACCCTGCATGTACGCCGACGACGAGCGCATTCTCTCCATTTGTGAGACCGCCGAACAGCTCGGCCTCATCGTGACCCTCACTGCAAGCGGCGTGGCCGGTCCCGATCTTACCTATGCCGACCCGCTGGTCATCCAGCGCGTGGCCAAGAAGTTCCCCCGGCTGAAAATCGTCGTGGCCCACGCCTGCTGGCCCTTTGTGCCCCAGATGCTGGGCGTGGCCATGACCTGCCCCAACATCTACCTCGTGCCCGACGTGTATCTCTATACGGACAATATGCCCATGTCCGACCTGTATGTGACGGCGGCCAACGGCTACCTGAAGTACAGAACGCTCTTTGCCAGCACCTATCCTGTGGGCGGCCTGAAGCAGAGCATCGAAAAATGGAGCGCCAAGGGCTTCACTCAGGAATCCCTGCAGCTCACCCTGCACGACAACGCAGCCGGACTTCTCGGTCTGTAA
- a CDS encoding TAXI family TRAP transporter solute-binding subunit, with translation MKLSSILLSCTLALGLTVAQAGAEPMKLNLVSGPVTGSWYVGMGIVGKLITNAYPDTEITMLPGGATVNPIRMDRGQADIGIVQIALGSVARKGEAPFKAPVKNVAQLVCWNDLSPINVVVREDLGVNSIEELRDRKVPVRLAVGMKGGGGDSYGRWLFGEYGFTFDDIESWGGQVYFNNYDDMTNLAKDGLVDMIVWLGPGESWFLAEISKDIKMKWLPISDEVAEKMNKRYGMVRASVSGDFYSGRVGGKDIPSVAEMTGLSVRADMPEEEVYKITKAICEGRDELVNSFAAWGSFTVEGAAREMAFPLHPGAARYYKEIGVLK, from the coding sequence ATGAAACTTTCCAGCATCCTTCTTTCCTGCACTCTGGCTCTGGGACTGACCGTTGCTCAGGCCGGTGCGGAACCCATGAAGCTCAACCTCGTGTCCGGCCCCGTGACCGGCAGCTGGTATGTGGGCATGGGCATTGTAGGCAAGCTCATCACCAACGCCTATCCTGATACGGAAATCACCATGCTGCCCGGCGGCGCCACCGTGAACCCCATCCGCATGGATCGCGGTCAGGCCGATATCGGCATCGTGCAGATAGCTCTTGGTTCCGTGGCCCGCAAGGGGGAAGCCCCCTTCAAGGCTCCGGTGAAGAATGTGGCCCAGCTTGTATGCTGGAATGACCTGAGTCCCATCAACGTGGTGGTGCGCGAAGACCTCGGCGTGAACAGCATCGAGGAACTTCGTGACCGTAAGGTGCCCGTGCGTCTTGCCGTGGGCATGAAGGGCGGCGGCGGTGACAGCTACGGCCGCTGGCTGTTCGGCGAATACGGCTTCACCTTCGACGATATCGAAAGCTGGGGCGGACAGGTCTATTTCAACAATTACGACGACATGACCAACCTTGCCAAGGACGGCCTCGTGGACATGATCGTGTGGCTCGGACCCGGTGAAAGCTGGTTCCTCGCCGAAATCAGCAAGGACATCAAGATGAAGTGGCTCCCCATCAGCGATGAGGTGGCCGAAAAGATGAACAAGCGCTACGGCATGGTTCGCGCTTCCGTGTCCGGCGATTTCTACTCCGGCCGTGTGGGCGGCAAGGACATTCCTTCCGTGGCGGAAATGACGGGGCTCAGCGTCCGCGCCGACATGCCTGAGGAAGAAGTGTACAAGATCACCAAGGCCATCTGTGAAGGTCGCGACGAACTCGTGAACTCCTTCGCCGCCTGGGGCAGCTTCACCGTGGAGGGCGCGGCCCGCGAGATGGCCTTCCCCCTGCATCCCGGTGCGGCCAGGTACTATAAGGAAATCGGCGTTCTCAAGTAA